A DNA window from Choloepus didactylus isolate mChoDid1 chromosome 9, mChoDid1.pri, whole genome shotgun sequence contains the following coding sequences:
- the TSN gene encoding translin: MSVSEIFVELQGFLAAEQDIREEIRKVVQSLEQTAREILTLLQGVHQGAGFQDIPKRCLKAREHFGTVKTHLTSLKTKFPAEQYYRFHEHWRFVLQRLVFLAAFVVYLESETLVTREAVTEILGIEPDREKGFHLDVEDYLSGVLILASELSRLSVNSVTAGDYSRPLHISTFINELDSGFRLLNLKNDSLRKRYDGLKYDVKKVEEVVYDLSIRGFNKEMAAACAEK, translated from the exons ATGTCTGTGAGCGAGATCTTCGTGGAGCTGCAGGGCTTTTTGGCTGCTGAGCAGGACATTCGAGAG GAAATCCGAAAAGTTGTACAGAGTTTAGAACAAACAGCTCGAGAGATTTTAACTCTTCTGCAAGGGGTCCATCAGGGTGCTGGGTTTCAAgaca TTCCAAAGAGGTGTTTGAAAGCTCGAGAACATTTTGGTACTGTAAAAACACATCTAACGTCTCTGAAGACCAAGTTTCCTGCTGAACAGTACTACAG ATTTCATGAGCACTGGAGGTTTGTGTTGCAACGCTTGGTCTTCTTGGCAGCATTTGTTGTGTATTTGGAATCAGAAACACTAGTGACTCGAGAAGCGGTTACAGAAATTCTTGGCA TTGAACCAGATCGGGAGAAAGGATTTCATCTGGATGTAGAAGACTATCTTTCAGGAGTTTTAATTCTTGCTAGTGAACTG TCGAGGCTGTCTGTCAACAGCGTGACTGCTGGTGACTACTCGCGGCCCCTTCACATCTCCACCTTCATCAATGAGCTGGATTCTGGTTTCCGCCTTCTCAACCTGAAGAACGATTCTCTGAGGAAGCGCTATGATGGCTTGAAGTATGACGTGAAGAAAGTAGAGGAGGTGGTCTACGATCTCTCGATCCGTGGCTTCAATAAGGAAATGGCAGCTGCTTGTGCAGAAAAATAG
- the NIFK gene encoding MKI67 FHA domain-interacting nucleolar phosphoprotein — MAEVSGPAKPLLSLDPQEQAKFQKKVAQVRQRSTQQEKITPGVVYVGHIPRGLFEPQLQAYFSQFGTVTRLRLSRSKKTGNSKGYAFVEFESDDVAKIVAETMNNYLFGERLLKCEFLESEKVHEELFKDWDVPFAKPSHPAVKRYNKKRTLIEKLRMEKRFKNKEKLLRKKLAQKGIKYDFPSLILRKEKKRNASNTVLQKSTNSQVFPDKKKQKVSGNPTTPKSTGDSQGPTPVCTPTFLERRKSEVTEMNDNDEDNEIVFKEPISGAKEEKQETQTPPARSGKKRRRKSKQ, encoded by the exons ATGGCGGAGGTTTCCGGTCCGGCCAAGCCGCTCCTGTCGCTGGACCCGCAGGAGCAGGCCAAGTTTCAGAAGAAGGTGGCGCAAGTCCGCCAACGCTCGACCCAG CAAGAAAAAATTACTCCTGGAGTAGTGTATGTGGGCCACATACCTCGAGGACTTTTCGAACCCCAGCTCCAAGCATATTTCTCCCAGTTTGGCACTGTCACAAGACTCAGACTTTCCAGAAGTAAAAAG ACTGGAAATAGCAAAGGCTATGCCTTTGTGGAGTTCGAGTCTGATGATGTTGCCAAGATAGTTGCTGAAACAATGAACAACTACCTTTTCGGTGAAAGGCTCTTGAAGT gtGAGTTTCTAGAATCTGAAAAAGTACACGAAGAACTTTTCAAAGACTGGGATGTTCCGTTTGCAAAGCCATCACATCCAGCAGTGAAACGGTATAATAAGAAACGGACACTTATAGAAAAGCTACGGATGGAGAAAcgatttaaaaacaaagaaaaattactcAGGAAGAAATTAGctcaaaaaggaataaaatacgaTTTTCCTTCATTG attttacggaaagagaaaaaaagaaatgcttcaaACACTGTTCTTCAGAAGTCTACGAATAGCCAG gttttcccagacaagaagaaacaaaaggttTCAGGAAATCCTACCACTCCTAAGAGCACTGGAGATAGCCAG GGCCCCACACCAGTTTGTACACCAACGTTTTTGGAGAGACGAAAATCTGAAGTGACTGAAATGAATGATAATGATGAAGATAATGAAATAGTTTTCAAAGAGCCCATATCTggtgcaaaagaagaaaaacaagagactCAAACACCACCTGCACGTTCAGGGAAAAAAAGACGAAGGAAAAGCAAACAGtga